The genomic segment ATAAATCTTTTATAGATGATTCTTTTAATAGTCAAGGTAAAGTATTTATTGAAACAATAGTAAAAATGGGACAAACACTAAATATGAAAATAGTAGCTGAAGGAGTTGAGACACAAGAACAAGTTGAGTATTTAAAATCTATTTCTTGTAATTTATACCAAGGATATTATTTTTCTAAACCTATAAAAGCAAAAGAGTTTGAAGAGTTTTATAAATCTTTATAATCTATTAAAAGATAGCCTTTTTTAAGGCTATCTTTTTTTATCTGTTTTGTTTTACAATTTGTACAGCTTCAACCATATTTTTTAGGCTCTCTTTTACTTCTGGCCATTTTCTAGTTTTCAAACCACAATCAGGATTTATCCATAATTGCTCTTTTGGTAAAACTTCAGTTAAAGCATTTATTTGAGCTACCATCTCCTCAACACTTGGAACTCTAGGACTATGAATATCATAAATTCCAGGTCCAATTTCTTGTTTATAGTTTACATCTTTAAATATTTTTAAAAGTCTATTTCCACTTCTTGCTGTTTCAATAGAGATAACATCTGCATCCATAGCTTCAATAGTTTTTATAATATCATTAAACTCACTATAACACATGTGAGTATGAATTTGAGTATCTGCTTTTGCACAACTTACGCTTAATTTAAAATTCTCTACAGCCCAATTTTCATAAGCTTTTATATTTTCAGCTCTTAAAGGATAACCCTCTTTAAATGCAGCTTCATCAACTTGAATCATTTTTATTCCACTATTTTGTAAATCATCAACTTCTTTGTTTATTGCAAGTGCAATTTGTTTTGTTACCTCATTTCTTGGTAAATCATCTCTTACAAATGACCAGTTAAGAATTGTAACTGGACCTGTTAGCATTCCTTTAACTACTTTTTTAGTTCTGCTTTGAGCATATTTTATCCAATCAACTGTCATAGCTTTTGGTCGTGAAACATCTCCAAAAATCAAAGGTGGTTTTACACATCTACTTCCATAAGATTGAACCCAAGCATTAGAAGTAAATGCAAAACCATCCAATAACTGTCCAAAATATTCAACCATATCATTTCTTTCAGGCTCTCCATGAACTAGTACATCAAGATTAATCTCTTCTTGAAATGCAATACAATCATCAATGTATTTTTTGATTTCATTTTCATATTGCTCTTTTGAAATAGCATTTGATTTATATTGTTTTCTATTCTCTCTTATAAGAGGTGTTTGAGGAAATGAACCAATTGTTGTGGTTGTAAGTGCATCATATTTAAAAAACTCTCTTTGAATTTTTATTCTATCTTCAAACTTATCTGCTCTTTGACAAATTTTTAGATTTTTAATCTCTTCTTGAATACTGTTATTATGAACTCTAGTAGATATTTTTCTTAAAGTATTATCTTTTTTGTTTTTTTCAATATTTGCAATATCTTCTAAAGATAGTTTTGAGCCAAAAAACTTTTTTGAAACAAGATTTAACTCTTTTAATTTCTCATTTGCAAATGAAAGCCAAGATTTAATCTCTTTATCTAAATTATCTTCATAACTTAGAGTAAAAGGAACATGTAAAAGCGAGCAAGAAGTTCCTACTACGATATTTTCTTTTGAAACTACATTTGATATTGTATTTAGAAGATTTAATTTATCTTCAAAATTACTTTTCCAAATGTTTCTAGCATCAATAACTCCAGCTATTAAAACTTTATTTGAATTTTTAATAAATTCTAAACTCTCTAAATTTTTAATTCCATGAATAAAATCTAATCCTAAAGCCCAAATAGGAGTGTTTACTAAAATTTTTGTAGCTTCATTTGAGTGCTCAAAATAAGTTGTAACAACTATTTTTATATTTGATGAAACAGATGAAAGCTCATCATAAACTGGTTTTAAAAGAGATAAAATTTTTGGTTCTAAATCTTTTACAAATAAAGGCTCATCAAATTGAACAACAATATTCTCATTTAGTTTTGAAATTTCTTCTAAAAGCTCTTTATAAACTTTTACAACACTAGAAATATGAGCAAAAATATCACTATTATCAACACTTTTAGAGAGTCCTAAATAAGTAATTGCACCGATTAAATTTATTTTTGTATTAATTCCAAGCTCTAATGCTTCTTTATACTCTTCTATAACTTTTTTAGAGTTTAGTTTAAATGTTGTATCTTTAGATATTTCTGGAACAATATAGTGATAGTTTGTATTAAACCATTTTGTCATCTCCATTGCAACGCAATTATCATTGCCTCTAGCCATTGCAAAATATAACTCTTCATTTCTTAGGTGTTGAAATCTTTGTGGAATAGCTCCTAGTAAAATAGAACTGTCTAACATATTATCATATAGTGAAAAATCATTTGAAGCTATGAAATCTATTTTTGCCTCTTTTTGATAATTCCAGTGTCTTTTTCGCAAATTTTCTGCCACATATTTTACTTCACTAAAATCAACTCTTTTTGCCCAAAAATCTTCTAAAACTTTTTTAAGCTCTCTTTTTTCTCCAATTCGTGGAAATCCTATTACATAATTTTTTGACATATTATTAATCCTTTTAATAAAAATATTTAATTCTCTACAAAATGTAGATAACAATTTTGAAATATTTAAAGCTTATTAAAATCGTTTTTAAGTCCGAAAAAGACAATTTTGTCCTTTTGGTCAAAATCTATGATTTTGGGTTACCAAAAGTGGCAAACTCTTGTAGCAAGAGGATTTAAAATAAGATTTATAAACTTTTTGATTATTAAAATGATAATTGTGGTGGATGAACGCCAGTTCTTCTAAATGCAAAATATGTTGTATAGTATGGACATCTAGGAATAAATTGAAAAAGTCTTACAGCAAGTGCTGCTTTTCTTCTAAATAGACAATCACAGTGACAAGGTTTAGAATTTATTAGATTACAAGCTAATAAATTTTGCTCAATATCTTTGGATAATTCATTTTCATCATCACTGTTTGAAGAGATTTTTAGTTTTTCATTTATATTAGTTTTTATTGAAGTAAATATTGCATGCAATTTTGGTGCCGTTGCATACGCTTGAATTGAAGCTAGTGTAAAATATTTTTTTCCAAAGCCTTTAATTTTCAAAAACTTACTCCTTATAATATTAGATGCGAAATCTATACTATTTATACTTAATAATATATAAAAAAAATTATGATAACATTCCAAACAAAAAATTGATTGGAATTTTATTTTGAAGTTTACTTTTGTTACACTTTTCCCAAATTTAATTGAACCATACTTAAAAGACTCTATATTAAATAGAGCAGTTGAATCAAACTTAATAAGTTATGAATTTTATAATCCTAGAGATTTTACAACAAACAAACACAAAAAAGTAGATGATGCTATGGTTGGTGGAGGCGCAGGAATGCTTCTATCTTGTCAGCCACTTTTTGATTGTCTAGATGATATAAAAAGAAAAGATGAAGATGCTTATATAATTTTTCCACTTGCAGCTGCTAAACCATTTAGGCAAAGTGATGCAAAAAGATTATCAAATAAGAAAAATATTGTAATGGTGAGTGGAAGATATGAAGGAATTGATGAGCGAGTTATTGAAAAATATGCTTGTGAGGTTTTTTCTATCGGAGAGTATATTTTAACAGGTGGTGAACTTCCATCTTTGGTTATGGCGGATGCAATATCTAGAAATGTTCAAGGAGTTCTTGGAAATGATGCTTCTTTAGATGTTGAGAGTTATGAAAATAATCTTTTAGAAGCACCATCTTTTACAAAACCAGAAAATTATAAAAATTTATTTGTCGTTAAAGAATATTTAAAGGGAAACCATAGTAAAATTTGCGACTTAAAATTTCATATGTCCATTTGTAGGACGAAATACTATAGACCCAATAAGGAAAGACGATGAAGAACAGATATATAGCAAGTTTTGAAGCAGCTCAAATAGCTTCTAAAGAAGTTCCAGCATTTAGAGCGGGAGATACATTAAGACTTGGTGTTGAGATTAAAGAGGGTGAGAAAAAAAGAGTTCAAACTTTCGAAGGTGTAGTAATTGGAAGAAGCGGAAACGGTGTTGATGCTACATTTACTATTAGAAAACTTGGAGCAAATAATATTGGTGTTGAGAGAATTTTTCCACTATATTGTGAATCTTTACAAGCTATTGAAGTGTTAAGAAGAGGTGATGTAAGAAGAGCTAAACTTAACTACTTAAGAGCACTAAAAGGTAAAGCTGCGAAAATAAGAGAGCTAAAAAGATAATTAAGGCACTCGCCTTAATATCTTTTATTTAAAATAAATTCTCTAAAAACTTCATAAAAAATTCTATTTTTATTTTTAAACATCTACAAAAAGGAAAAATTTGCTTTCTGAAATTATAAATTTTATAGTTGAAACTGTTGGTCAGTTTGGATATGCAGGTATTTTTATAATGATGTTTTTAGAGAGTTCTTTTTTCCCATTTCCATCAGAAGTTGTAATGATTCCAGCTGGATATTTAGCCTATAAAGGTGAAATGAATATCTATGCAGTAATTCTTTTTGGAATTTTAGGTTCACTTGCAGGGGCAATATTTAATTACTATTTTGCTTTAAAACTTGGAAGAAGATTTTTAATGAGATATGGAAAATATTTCTTGATTAGTGAAGATACAATATTAAAAATGGAAGACTTTTTTAATAAACATGGTCATATTTCTACTTTTTTTGGAAGATTAATTCCAGTTGTAAGACAATATATCTCTTTGCCAGCAGGACTTGCAAGAATGAATCTTTTTGTATTTTCAGTTTTTACAAGTTTAGGTGCTGGAATTTGGGTTGTGATACTAGCATTTCTTGGATATTTCTTAGGTGGAAATGAAGAGTTAATAAAAGAGTATTTACATCAAATAATAATTATATTGCTAGTATTAATTGTAATATTTAGTTATGTATATTATAAATTTACAAAAAGAAGAAACAAAAGAAAAATTTAAAGTTGTCTATTTTATAGACAACTTTTTATTAGTTTAAGACCTTTTTCAATCTGCTCAAAATTTGAGTGGGTATAGTTGAATCTTATCTCACCATTTGGTATTTTGTCTATATAAAACTGATTTCCTGGAACATAAACAACCTTTTTCTTTAAACACTCTTGAACTAGAGCAAAAGTGTCAATCTTATCTTCAAAACCACCATATAAAAACATTCCACCTTTTGGTGTTTGATGTTTAAATTCAGGCATTATAGCTTTTAAAGATTTTGAAAAAAATTGTGCTTTTGCTTTATAGTCATCTCTTATTTCTTGAAGATGTTTTTCATATTTTTGTTCATCTTTTAAATACTCAGCTAAGATATATTGTGAAAGACCGCAAGAGTGTAAATCAATACTCTCTTTTATTATCAACAGAGATTTTATTTTTTCTTCATTTGCTCTTATCCAACCAATTCTTAGACTTGGAACTAAAGTTTTAGAAAAACTTCCTAAATGAAAAGAGTGGTTTGGTACTGATGCACTTATATATTTACTTTTTTTCTCAAAGTATAGTTCGCTGTATGGACTATCTTCTATTAAAATTCCATTATATTTTTTTACTATATTTGAAACTTCTTCTCTCTTTTTATTACTATAAGTAGTAGCACTTGGATTTTGGAAATCAGGAATTAAATAAGTTAATTTTGTATTTTTAAAACTATTTTCAAACTCATCTATATTTAAGCCATCATCTTCTAATTTTACACCTTGCATTTTTAAATAATTTAATCTAAAAATATTCATAGCACCCAAATACGAAGGTTCTTCAATAGTGATATCTTTGTTCTCAAAAAACTTTGCCAAAATATACATTGCTTGTTGGCTTCCTGTTGTGATTAAGATATTTTCTTTTGTTGTAGGAAAACCTTCATTTGTATATCTTTGTGCAATTTGCTCTCTTAGTTCATTTATTCCATTGCTAATTGTGTATTGATAAACTTTTGGATTCTCAATTGCTTTTAGTGTTGCTATTTTTAAATCTTCCTTTGGAAATAGATTTTCGCTTGGAAGTCCTCCTGCAAATGAGATAGTCTCTTCATCTATTGCTTCAAGAATCTCTCTAATAAATGATCTTTTCATAAATTCTCCTTTTAAATGGTTTCCCATTTTAAAGGGTACCATTAAATTTTATATAATTTTACAGCAATAAAAATATTAATACTTTACATAAAATGCTTTTATTATTATCAATTATTGCTAAATTTATATACATTTATTGATATAATAGTTTTATGAAAAAATCTACTTATGAAAAAAGAGCAAAAATTGCAAATGATGTTATGAATTATATTTATAAATATATTGATACAAACATAAATATAGATGAGTTAAGTTGTCAACTAAATATTAGTAAATTCCATCTTCATAGAATTTTTAAAGAAGAGTTTGGAAAAAATATTTATGAAAGTATTAAATCAATAAGACTTGAAAAAGCTGCAAATTTACTTATTACAAACAAGTTTTCAACTATTTCAACTATTTCTTCAATGATAGGATATAGTTCGCAAACTTCATTTATAAGAAGTTTTAAACAAAGATTTAACATGACACCAAAAGAGTGGAAAAATGGTGGTTATAAAGAGTATTCAAATAAAATAGTTGAAGAGTTTTCACAAGATATTAAAACTAAAGATTTTTTCAATATTGAACCAACAATTGAAAAAATGCCACAAATGAAAGGTTATTATATTAGGCATAAAGGTTATGATAAAACTATTAAACAAACTTGGGCAAAGCTTCAAACTTGGATATATACAAATGAGATAAAATCTTATAAACAAATGGCTTTGCATCACGATAATCCAATAATAACTCCACTTAATGAGTGCCAATATATTGCAATTGCTGTTTTAGATGAGAATGAAGAATTAAAAGATTTATCACTTCCAACCTTGGATATTCCAAAAGGAATTTATGCAAAGTTTAGTTTAAATGGAAAATATGGAGATGTAATAAAGCTAATTCAGTGGGTTTATCATGTTTGGCTAATAAAAAGTGGTTATGAAACAACAACAAATCCATCGTATACAATTTATGAGAAAAATCATTTTTTAAGTTCAGATAATGAGTTTATTTTAGATTTTTATCTACCAATAAAATATGCTTAAGACTTGTTCTCAAGGCTATTTATGTTTTTATTCTACTTTTTTAGTGGATATTTCTCAAAGATAGAGCCAAAGGCACAAGAATCTGCGCTATAAAAAGTAGTTATTAAATAAAAAGGAAATTATTATGAATAGTAGTATTGAATATATATCAAATTTTAAAACAAGCCTTGATCCATACAATGGAATAACAATTTTAAGTGAAGATTTACCAGAAGATATTTTGGATTTTGAACAAAACTTAAAAGATTTAATAGAAAAAGTAAAAGATAATAAAAATTTAATTTGGATTTATATAGACATAAAAAAATCAAACTTTATTCCAATAGCTACAAAATTTGGTTTTACATTTCACTCTTGTAATAGTGATTATATATTGCTTGTAAAAGTTTTAAAACAAAATGCGATAGTTCCAACTTTAGCAAATCATACTTTAGGTGTTGGAGCTGTTGTTATAAATAGTAAAAATGAGATTTTACTTATAAAAGAGATAGTTAGAAATGAGTATTATAAACTTCCAGGTGGTCATATTGATGATGCTGAGATGATTTCACAAGCTTTGAGTCGTGAAGTTTTTGAGGAGACTGGAGTTGTAGTAGATTTTGAAAAGATTGTATCTATTGGTCATTTTTACCCACATCAATTTCATAAATCAAACTTGTATGTTTTATGTCTTGCGAAGCCTAAAAGTTTAAAAATAGATGTAAAAGATAAAGAGGAGATAAGTGAAGCTATATGGCTAGATATAGATGAGATGTTTAGAAGAGATGATATTCATGATTACACAAAAACTATTGTAAAATCAGCGATTAGTAATTGTGGATTGTATAAAAGTGAAACTCCGATTTTAGGTCATCTTAAAAATGAATTTGAACTGTTTTTTGTAAAAGAAAGCAAAAACTAAATATAATAAATTTTTTAAAAGTTAAAGGATAAAAATGAAAAAAATAATAAGTACGACAAAAGCTCCAAGTGCTATTGGACCATATAATCAAGCAACTAGTTTTGAAAAATTAGTTTTTACTTCTGGACAAATTGCACTAGATCCAAAAAATATGGAGATTTTAAATGGTGGAGTTCAAGAGCAGACAAAACAAGTTATGGAAAATTTAAAAGCAGTTTTAGAAGAAGCTGGAAGCTCTTTTGAAAATGTATTAAAAACAACTTGTTATCTATCAGATATGGATAATTTTGTAGCTTTCAACGAAATCTATGGACAATATTTTAAAGCCGAAACTGCTCCTGCAAGAAGCACGGTTGCCGTTAAAACTTTACCAAAAAATGTTTTAGTTGAAGTGGATGTAATAGCATTTAAAAACTAATATTTTTTATAAAATAATCGCCTAAACAATAGGGCGATTAAGTCTTAAAAAATATAAAGATGGAAGAACTAAACCAAAAGTGATAGCTATTAAAACAGCAATAGCTTTAAGCCCGTTGTGAACAAATAGCTCTATTAATTCAATACTTGCACCAAATCTATTAATATCTATTAAAGCAATCATCGCTCCAAAAGCATAAGTCCCTGGTAAAATAGGAATAATAGAAGCAACAGTATATACAGGTCTTGGTATTTTGTATTTTCTTGACCAATATAAAGCTATTATCCCAATTACTGCAGAAGCTAAAAATGTAGATATTTCAATTCCGAAATTTAAGTGTAAAAATATAGTTCTTAAATCATAAACAATTGCTCCACCTAAGGCGCAATATTTTAAAGTATATTTTGGAACATTAAAAACCATCCCAAATCCCAAAGATGCAGTTGCAGCAAAAGTAGCATCTATGAGTAATTGTAATAAAAATTCCATATTAAGCCTTTAGTCCTAAAATAGCAATAGCCAATATAATTCCAACAGATGTAGCAAGTGTTAAAATCATACCATCCATCCATCGTCCCCAACCCATCATCATATAACCTTTGAATGAGTCTAAAAAAGAGTTTACAAAAGCAAATCCAGGTGCCAAAAGTAGTACACTAGCTGCCATTGCAATATTTGGAGTATCTGTAAAGCCATATATTTTTGATAATCCAGAAATAATTGTAGCTACAAAAGCAGTTATCCCAAAAACTATAATCATCACAAATCTTCTTTTTGATAACTCTTGTCTTGTAAACATAGCAATACCTGAAGCTAAAAAAGTGATAACAAGAGACATAAAATCACCACCTTGTAAATATGCAAAAGATGCACAACTAAGAGCAACCATAAGAACAACCAACCATCTATTGTAGTAATTTGGCTCAATTTGTTTTAAAATAGTGTATAAATATCTAATATCATAGTTTACTTCATTGTCTGATTTTTCCATATCTAAAACTATTTTTTGAATTTCACAAACTATACTCATATTTATAGGTTTATGGTGGACTCTTCTTGTAGTTGTTACAGATTGTCCATGATGAAGAGTTGTTAAAACTATTGCAGATGGTATCAAAGATATTTCAACACTTGAAGCACCTAAAACTTTTCCTAATCTTTGAGCTGTTTGCTCTATTAAAATACTTTCAGCTCCATATTCGCTCATTAAAACAGCAGCTTTTACAATACCTCTTGTGATTATCGATTGTTCTTCGTAAGATAGCATTTTAATTTTTCTCTTTTTAATTTTTAAATTTTGCAATTATACAAGTTTTGATATAATAAACGCTTTTAAGGATAACAATGAAAGATACAAGTCAATACTTTGCAAAAAAAAATATACTTTTTAAAGAGTTAAAAGAGATTTTACCAAAAGAGTTAAAGAGTAAAAAGAAGATAAGAATCTTTGTAGGTTCAAGCACAGATTTAAAATTTTATGCAATATTTGTATTGTCAAGTAAAAGCAGATTTATCAAAAAAAGTTCAGATGAGCTAGAAAATTTGTATAATCTTTTGGTAAATCATCAAAACCATAACTTCAAAGTAAAAACACTATTTATACAAAGTGAAATTTGTAGTAAAACAAAACAACATTTAAAAGATACTGGTTGGACAATAGTAGAGCAAAAGTAGTTTTTTATATAGAGTCTAAATAGTTTGAAAATTTAAATTTATATCTTTCAAGCATCGTTTTATTTCCTAAAACTCCACCTTGATGAATATATAAAAATACGAAATCATCTTTATTTTCTAAATTTTTTACAAAATCTTCAAAAACAATCCATCCTAAACTATCATAAAGTAGGTCAAACTCTATATTTGTTTGTTTTAAAAGTTCTATATGTTTAAAATAAAACTCTTTATAAAGTTTTCCAAAATGATATTTTTTCTCTTTTTTTAAAATTTTTGGATGATTTTTTTCTTCTAAAGCTAAAAACTGCTCTTTTAAGTACTTATCATCACCTACGCAAGAGCAAGTAAAAACTTCAAAAGGCAAAAATTTTTGTAAATATAGTGCAGTTGTTCCCGTACCGCTTGGTAAAAATATTTTCAGTTTCTTATCTTCAAAATTTTGTTCTTTTGCCCAATATTTTATTTCGTTTGCTAATATTTCTATTCCAAAGCTAGCCTCTTTTACTGCTCCGCCTTCACTTATGAATAACTCATTTTCTTTAAAATTTTGTGGAACTTCAGCAATAATTAAATTCATACCATTTTTAATTGATTCTTTGTAATTTCCATTTGGATTTTTACTTAAAATATCTGGTAAATGTGATACATAGTAGTCAAAATTTAGATTTTTTAATTTGCACAAAACAGATAAAGAGTACATTGCATTTGATTGATTTGAGCCATGAGATATTATTTTTTCAATACCTTGTAAATTATTTTTTAAAAAGTAGTAAAATTTTCTAGCTTTATTTCCACTAAAATCACTATGTAGCAAATCATCTCTTTTTACAAAATATTTTTGATTGTTTAAAAAAATTTTAGATGTTTTTGAGTTTATAAATTGCATAAATACCTATTTGTAAATAATTTTTCAATATAATATCTAAAAATTTCAAAAGGCTTTCATATGAACTTATTAGAATTTATAGACAAGGGTGGGATTATAGTCTATATTTTAATTTTCTTAAATATTATTGGGTTTACAATAATTATTTGGAAATTTACAACTCTTCCTCAGGTCAATAAAACAATAGCAAAAATAGCTTCAAGATTGGATTTTAATCACTCAACAAATGCACAAATTGAGTATGAAGTAAAAAAATTAGAATCAGGTCTTGTAATTATAAAAAATATTGCAATAATCTCTCCACTCCTTGGACTTTTAGGAACTGTTGTTGGAATTTATAGTTCATTTGAAGAGATAACGATAAAAGGTTTAGGTGATCCTACAATATTTTCAGGTGGAATTGCAGTTGCTCTTATTACAACAATTGCTGGGATAATTGTATCAATTCCTCATCAAATAGCCTACAATCACTTCATAAGCCTTGTTGATAAAATCGAAATAAAAGCTAAAAAAGAGCTAGTAAAAGAAGAAAATAGATGAAACGAAGAGAGCATTTGGGACTTGATTTAACACCAATTATTGATGTTGTTTTTATTCTTTTAATCTTTTTTATAGTTACAAGTGTTTTTAAAAAAGAGGAACT from the Aliarcobacter cryaerophilus ATCC 43158 genome contains:
- a CDS encoding AraC family transcriptional regulator, with product MKKSTYEKRAKIANDVMNYIYKYIDTNINIDELSCQLNISKFHLHRIFKEEFGKNIYESIKSIRLEKAANLLITNKFSTISTISSMIGYSSQTSFIRSFKQRFNMTPKEWKNGGYKEYSNKIVEEFSQDIKTKDFFNIEPTIEKMPQMKGYYIRHKGYDKTIKQTWAKLQTWIYTNEIKSYKQMALHHDNPIITPLNECQYIAIAVLDENEELKDLSLPTLDIPKGIYAKFSLNGKYGDVIKLIQWVYHVWLIKSGYETTTNPSYTIYEKNHFLSSDNEFILDFYLPIKYA
- a CDS encoding DedA family protein, which gives rise to MLSEIINFIVETVGQFGYAGIFIMMFLESSFFPFPSEVVMIPAGYLAYKGEMNIYAVILFGILGSLAGAIFNYYFALKLGRRFLMRYGKYFLISEDTILKMEDFFNKHGHISTFFGRLIPVVRQYISLPAGLARMNLFVFSVFTSLGAGIWVVILAFLGYFLGGNEELIKEYLHQIIIILLVLIVIFSYVYYKFTKRRNKRKI
- a CDS encoding threonine/serine exporter family protein translates to MEFLLQLLIDATFAATASLGFGMVFNVPKYTLKYCALGGAIVYDLRTIFLHLNFGIEISTFLASAVIGIIALYWSRKYKIPRPVYTVASIIPILPGTYAFGAMIALIDINRFGASIELIELFVHNGLKAIAVLIAITFGLVLPSLYFLRLNRPIV
- the trmD gene encoding tRNA (guanosine(37)-N1)-methyltransferase TrmD codes for the protein MKFTFVTLFPNLIEPYLKDSILNRAVESNLISYEFYNPRDFTTNKHKKVDDAMVGGGAGMLLSCQPLFDCLDDIKRKDEDAYIIFPLAAAKPFRQSDAKRLSNKKNIVMVSGRYEGIDERVIEKYACEVFSIGEYILTGGELPSLVMADAISRNVQGVLGNDASLDVESYENNLLEAPSFTKPENYKNLFVVKEYLKGNHSKICDLKFHMSICRTKYYRPNKERR
- a CDS encoding threonine/serine exporter family protein, which encodes MLSYEEQSIITRGIVKAAVLMSEYGAESILIEQTAQRLGKVLGASSVEISLIPSAIVLTTLHHGQSVTTTRRVHHKPINMSIVCEIQKIVLDMEKSDNEVNYDIRYLYTILKQIEPNYYNRWLVVLMVALSCASFAYLQGGDFMSLVITFLASGIAMFTRQELSKRRFVMIIVFGITAFVATIISGLSKIYGFTDTPNIAMAASVLLLAPGFAFVNSFLDSFKGYMMMGWGRWMDGMILTLATSVGIILAIAILGLKA
- a CDS encoding 1-aminocyclopropane-1-carboxylate deaminase; its protein translation is MQFINSKTSKIFLNNQKYFVKRDDLLHSDFSGNKARKFYYFLKNNLQGIEKIISHGSNQSNAMYSLSVLCKLKNLNFDYYVSHLPDILSKNPNGNYKESIKNGMNLIIAEVPQNFKENELFISEGGAVKEASFGIEILANEIKYWAKEQNFEDKKLKIFLPSGTGTTALYLQKFLPFEVFTCSCVGDDKYLKEQFLALEEKNHPKILKKEKKYHFGKLYKEFYFKHIELLKQTNIEFDLLYDSLGWIVFEDFVKNLENKDDFVFLYIHQGGVLGNKTMLERYKFKFSNYLDSI
- the rplS gene encoding 50S ribosomal protein L19, with the protein product MKNRYIASFEAAQIASKEVPAFRAGDTLRLGVEIKEGEKKRVQTFEGVVIGRSGNGVDATFTIRKLGANNIGVERIFPLYCESLQAIEVLRRGDVRRAKLNYLRALKGKAAKIRELKR
- a CDS encoding aminotransferase-like domain-containing protein — translated: MKRSFIREILEAIDEETISFAGGLPSENLFPKEDLKIATLKAIENPKVYQYTISNGINELREQIAQRYTNEGFPTTKENILITTGSQQAMYILAKFFENKDITIEEPSYLGAMNIFRLNYLKMQGVKLEDDGLNIDEFENSFKNTKLTYLIPDFQNPSATTYSNKKREEVSNIVKKYNGILIEDSPYSELYFEKKSKYISASVPNHSFHLGSFSKTLVPSLRIGWIRANEEKIKSLLIIKESIDLHSCGLSQYILAEYLKDEQKYEKHLQEIRDDYKAKAQFFSKSLKAIMPEFKHQTPKGGMFLYGGFEDKIDTFALVQECLKKKVVYVPGNQFYIDKIPNGEIRFNYTHSNFEQIEKGLKLIKSCL
- a CDS encoding NUDIX domain-containing protein, with amino-acid sequence MNSSIEYISNFKTSLDPYNGITILSEDLPEDILDFEQNLKDLIEKVKDNKNLIWIYIDIKKSNFIPIATKFGFTFHSCNSDYILLVKVLKQNAIVPTLANHTLGVGAVVINSKNEILLIKEIVRNEYYKLPGGHIDDAEMISQALSREVFEETGVVVDFEKIVSIGHFYPHQFHKSNLYVLCLAKPKSLKIDVKDKEEISEAIWLDIDEMFRRDDIHDYTKTIVKSAISNCGLYKSETPILGHLKNEFELFFVKESKN
- the metE gene encoding 5-methyltetrahydropteroyltriglutamate--homocysteine S-methyltransferase encodes the protein MSKNYVIGFPRIGEKRELKKVLEDFWAKRVDFSEVKYVAENLRKRHWNYQKEAKIDFIASNDFSLYDNMLDSSILLGAIPQRFQHLRNEELYFAMARGNDNCVAMEMTKWFNTNYHYIVPEISKDTTFKLNSKKVIEEYKEALELGINTKINLIGAITYLGLSKSVDNSDIFAHISSVVKVYKELLEEISKLNENIVVQFDEPLFVKDLEPKILSLLKPVYDELSSVSSNIKIVVTTYFEHSNEATKILVNTPIWALGLDFIHGIKNLESLEFIKNSNKVLIAGVIDARNIWKSNFEDKLNLLNTISNVVSKENIVVGTSCSLLHVPFTLSYEDNLDKEIKSWLSFANEKLKELNLVSKKFFGSKLSLEDIANIEKNKKDNTLRKISTRVHNNSIQEEIKNLKICQRADKFEDRIKIQREFFKYDALTTTTIGSFPQTPLIRENRKQYKSNAISKEQYENEIKKYIDDCIAFQEEINLDVLVHGEPERNDMVEYFGQLLDGFAFTSNAWVQSYGSRCVKPPLIFGDVSRPKAMTVDWIKYAQSRTKKVVKGMLTGPVTILNWSFVRDDLPRNEVTKQIALAINKEVDDLQNSGIKMIQVDEAAFKEGYPLRAENIKAYENWAVENFKLSVSCAKADTQIHTHMCYSEFNDIIKTIEAMDADVISIETARSGNRLLKIFKDVNYKQEIGPGIYDIHSPRVPSVEEMVAQINALTEVLPKEQLWINPDCGLKTRKWPEVKESLKNMVEAVQIVKQNR
- a CDS encoding RidA family protein, coding for MKKIISTTKAPSAIGPYNQATSFEKLVFTSGQIALDPKNMEILNGGVQEQTKQVMENLKAVLEEAGSSFENVLKTTCYLSDMDNFVAFNEIYGQYFKAETAPARSTVAVKTLPKNVLVEVDVIAFKN
- a CDS encoding MotA/TolQ/ExbB proton channel family protein, whose translation is MNLLEFIDKGGIIVYILIFLNIIGFTIIIWKFTTLPQVNKTIAKIASRLDFNHSTNAQIEYEVKKLESGLVIIKNIAIISPLLGLLGTVVGIYSSFEEITIKGLGDPTIFSGGIAVALITTIAGIIVSIPHQIAYNHFISLVDKIEIKAKKELVKEENR